A region of Staphylococcus sp. IVB6181 DNA encodes the following proteins:
- the cas1 gene encoding type II CRISPR-associated endonuclease Cas1: MSFRTVIITKESKLSLRMNHLIVNADELYKIPLQEILCVVIENPSVSITGHLLNALAQNKIITLLCDKKHLPNSFVVPIYGYHKQSRHITKQMNWKSEFKEVLWQRIIKNKITNQKQVVKCFYRNLDTGFLDNCIRDTKLNDSTNREGLAAKYYFNIILDSGVSRNSEEYVNAGLDYGYQVLLAVFVRTIVAKGYLSELGIKHKNEFNPYNLASDFMEVFRPLVDFLVIQNVHKQFEKEEKRAILSMFDMKIKLNRKNYYLVNAIEIYLDGIFKYLDSGDEACIKMPVFEF; the protein is encoded by the coding sequence ATGAGCTTTAGAACTGTAATTATCACTAAAGAGTCCAAGTTGTCTTTAAGGATGAACCATTTGATTGTAAATGCAGATGAGCTTTATAAGATTCCATTACAAGAAATTTTATGTGTAGTAATTGAAAACCCGAGTGTTTCAATTACGGGACATTTATTAAATGCTTTAGCACAAAATAAAATCATCACCTTATTATGTGATAAGAAACACTTGCCAAATTCGTTTGTGGTGCCAATATATGGGTATCACAAGCAATCTAGGCATATTACTAAACAAATGAACTGGAAGTCAGAATTTAAAGAGGTTTTATGGCAAAGAATTATTAAAAATAAAATTACAAATCAGAAACAAGTTGTTAAATGTTTTTATCGTAATCTGGACACAGGATTTTTGGATAACTGTATTCGTGATACGAAGTTGAATGATAGTACAAACAGAGAAGGTTTAGCAGCGAAGTATTATTTTAATATAATTTTAGATTCAGGTGTATCCAGAAATTCTGAAGAATATGTCAATGCTGGCTTGGATTATGGCTATCAAGTTTTATTAGCAGTCTTTGTAAGAACAATTGTAGCTAAAGGATATTTAAGTGAGCTTGGCATAAAACATAAAAATGAATTCAATCCTTACAATCTAGCATCTGATTTTATGGAAGTTTTTAGGCCGTTAGTAGATTTTCTAGTAATACAAAATGTCCATAAGCAGTTTGAAAAAGAGGAAAAAAGAGCTATTTTAAGTATGTTTGATATGAAAATTAAATTGAATCGTAAGAACTATTATTTGGTTAATGCGATTGAAATATATTTAGACGGTATATTTAAATATTTAGATTCTGGAGATGAAGCCTGTATTAAAATGCCTGTTTTTGAATTTTAA
- a CDS encoding dihydroorotase encodes MLLIKNAKVLKDGELTEASILVEGDKVKEIAPKIEVGSEVEVIDAKGRFAAPGLVDVHVHLREPGGEHKETIETGTKAAARGGFTTVCPMPNTRPVPDTVEHLDNLNQLIKDNARVRVLPYASITIRQAGSELVDFKGLADHGAFAFTDDGVGVQTAGTMYEAMQQAAKLNKAVVAHCEDNSLIYGGAMHEGKRSKELGIPGIPNICEAVQIARDVLLAEAADCHYHVCHVSTKESVRAIRDAKAAGIHVTAEVTPHHLLMTEDDVPGDNAMYKMNPPLRSKEDRDALIEGLLDGTIDCIATDHAPHAAEEKAQPMTKVPFGIVGSETAFPLLYTHFVKNGDWSLQQLVDYLTIKPSQIFDLPYGILEEGKTADLTLIDLEEEREIKAEDFHSKASNTPFIGYKVYGNPVFTMVAGEVAFKEE; translated from the coding sequence ATGTTGCTAATTAAAAATGCAAAAGTATTAAAAGACGGTGAATTAACAGAAGCTTCTATCTTAGTAGAAGGCGATAAAGTAAAAGAAATCGCACCAAAAATCGAAGTAGGTTCAGAGGTTGAAGTGATCGATGCCAAAGGTCGCTTCGCCGCACCTGGCTTAGTAGATGTGCATGTGCACTTAAGAGAACCAGGCGGTGAACATAAAGAAACAATCGAAACAGGTACAAAAGCAGCGGCACGCGGCGGCTTCACTACAGTTTGTCCAATGCCGAATACACGTCCTGTACCGGATACAGTTGAACATTTAGACAACTTGAATCAATTGATTAAAGATAATGCACGTGTACGTGTATTGCCATATGCTTCAATCACTATCCGACAAGCCGGCAGCGAGCTTGTAGATTTCAAAGGGTTGGCTGATCACGGTGCATTCGCATTCACAGATGACGGTGTAGGGGTACAAACAGCCGGCACAATGTATGAAGCAATGCAGCAAGCAGCAAAATTAAACAAAGCAGTGGTTGCACACTGTGAAGATAACAGCTTAATCTACGGCGGCGCTATGCACGAGGGGAAACGCAGCAAAGAATTAGGTATTCCAGGTATTCCGAATATCTGTGAAGCAGTACAAATTGCACGTGACGTATTATTAGCTGAAGCAGCAGATTGCCACTACCATGTCTGCCACGTGTCAACAAAAGAAAGTGTACGTGCCATTCGCGACGCTAAAGCAGCAGGTATCCATGTCACTGCAGAAGTAACACCGCACCACTTATTAATGACAGAAGACGATGTCCCAGGCGACAACGCTATGTATAAAATGAATCCTCCTTTAAGAAGTAAAGAAGACAGAGATGCACTGATTGAAGGATTGTTAGACGGAACAATTGATTGTATCGCAACAGACCATGCTCCGCATGCAGCAGAAGAAAAAGCACAACCAATGACAAAAGTACCATTCGGTATTGTCGGAAGCGAAACAGCTTTCCCATTACTATACACACACTTTGTAAAAAATGGCGACTGGTCATTACAGCAATTAGTCGACTACTTAACAATCAAACCTTCACAAATCTTTGACTTGCCATACGGCATCCTAGAAGAAGGCAAAACAGCAGACTTAACATTAATCGATTTAGAAGAAGAAAGAGAAATCAAAGCAGAAGATTTCCATTCAAAAGCAAGCAACACACCATTCATCGGTTATAAAGTATACGGCAACCCAGTATTCACTATGGTAGCTGGAGAAGTGGCATTCAAGGAGGAGTAA
- a CDS encoding aspartate carbamoyltransferase catalytic subunit: MKQLVSMEDLTNEEIYSLIETAIEYKQGKQVHKLNNKYVANLFFENSTRTKCSFEMAERRLGMQEIPFETSTSSVKKGESLYDTCKTLESIGVDALVIRHPQRDYYKELEGLQIPVINGGDGSGQHPTQSLLDIMTIYEEYKKFQGLNVLICGDIKNSRVARSNYQALTALGANVKFAAPDEWVDDSLDAPYVKIDDVIEKTDIVMLLRVQHERHDGELNFDPTEYHEKYGLTKERYNRMKPKSIVMHPAPVNRGVEIDTELVEAPKSRIFKQMKNGMFLRMSVISHIIAAQEEGVFIDVAN; the protein is encoded by the coding sequence ATGAAACAATTAGTATCTATGGAAGACTTAACAAATGAAGAGATTTATTCACTTATCGAAACAGCGATCGAATACAAACAAGGTAAGCAAGTTCATAAACTAAATAACAAATATGTTGCTAACTTATTCTTCGAAAACTCAACGCGTACAAAATGCAGCTTTGAAATGGCAGAACGCCGATTAGGTATGCAAGAAATTCCATTTGAAACTAGTACTTCATCTGTTAAAAAAGGTGAGTCATTATACGACACATGCAAAACATTAGAAAGTATCGGAGTAGACGCTTTAGTAATCCGTCACCCGCAAAGAGACTACTACAAAGAATTAGAAGGATTGCAAATCCCAGTTATCAACGGCGGAGACGGCAGCGGTCAACACCCGACACAAAGTTTGCTTGATATCATGACAATCTATGAAGAATACAAAAAATTCCAAGGCTTGAACGTGTTAATCTGCGGAGATATCAAAAACTCTCGTGTAGCACGCAGCAATTACCAAGCACTTACAGCGTTAGGCGCTAATGTTAAATTCGCAGCACCTGATGAGTGGGTAGACGACTCACTAGACGCTCCTTATGTAAAAATCGATGATGTCATCGAAAAAACGGATATTGTAATGTTATTAAGAGTTCAACATGAAAGACATGACGGTGAATTAAACTTTGACCCGACTGAATATCATGAAAAATACGGTTTAACAAAAGAAAGATACAACCGCATGAAACCAAAATCAATTGTGATGCACCCAGCACCAGTAAACAGAGGCGTAGAAATCGATACAGAATTAGTAGAAGCGCCGAAATCACGTATTTTCAAACAAATGAAAAACGGCATGTTCTTACGTATGTCAGTCATCAGCCACATCATTGCGGCACAAGAGGAAGGGGTTTTTATAGATGTTGCTAATTAA
- a CDS encoding uracil-xanthine permease family protein encodes MENEQMFERTVKPVLDVNEKPKAGQWAFLSLQHLFAMFGATVLVPFLTGLPISAALLASGIGTLLYILITKAMIPAYLGSSFAFITPIITGLSTHSLGDMLVALFMSGIMYVIIGILIKLSGIGWIMHLLPPVVVGPVIMVIGLSLAPTAANMAMFENAGDMKGYNVTYLIVAMITLITTLVVQGYMKGFFALIPVLIGIIVGYIAGICFGIVDFKPVLKASWFDWPHIYVPFVDYHPSFHFGLVLLMLPIVFVTVSEHIGHQMVINKVVGRNFFEKPGLHRSIIGDGVSTMFSSIIGGPPSTTYGENIGVLAITKIYSIYVIGGAAVIAIILAFVGKFTALISSIPTPVMGGVSILLFGIIASSGLRMLVESKVDFSENRNLVIASVILVVGIGNLMFDIHGVKVEGMALAALSGIVLNLILPKAKPETSNK; translated from the coding sequence ATGGAAAATGAACAAATGTTTGAGCGAACGGTGAAACCCGTATTAGATGTAAATGAAAAGCCTAAGGCTGGCCAATGGGCATTCTTAAGCTTGCAGCATCTATTCGCAATGTTCGGCGCAACAGTTTTAGTACCATTCTTAACAGGCTTGCCGATATCTGCGGCATTGCTTGCATCAGGAATCGGAACACTGCTTTACATCTTAATCACGAAAGCAATGATTCCAGCGTACTTAGGCTCAAGTTTCGCCTTCATTACACCGATTATCACAGGATTAAGCACACACAGCTTAGGAGACATGTTAGTCGCACTCTTCATGAGCGGCATCATGTACGTCATCATCGGAATCTTAATCAAGTTAAGCGGAATCGGTTGGATCATGCATTTATTGCCGCCGGTTGTAGTAGGACCTGTCATCATGGTTATCGGCTTAAGTCTTGCACCGACAGCTGCCAACATGGCAATGTTTGAGAACGCTGGAGATATGAAAGGCTACAACGTCACATATCTGATTGTCGCAATGATTACATTAATTACGACATTAGTGGTTCAAGGCTATATGAAAGGGTTCTTCGCACTGATTCCGGTACTGATCGGAATTATCGTAGGCTACATCGCAGGTATTTGTTTCGGCATTGTAGACTTCAAACCAGTATTGAAAGCATCATGGTTTGACTGGCCGCACATCTATGTACCATTTGTAGATTATCATCCAAGTTTCCACTTCGGTCTGGTGCTCTTAATGCTGCCGATTGTTTTTGTCACAGTCAGTGAGCATATCGGACACCAAATGGTTATCAACAAAGTCGTCGGCCGCAACTTCTTCGAAAAGCCTGGTCTGCACAGATCAATTATCGGAGACGGTGTTTCAACAATGTTTTCAAGTATCATCGGCGGACCGCCAAGCACAACATACGGTGAAAACATCGGCGTCCTTGCCATAACAAAGATTTACAGTATCTATGTTATCGGCGGCGCAGCGGTCATCGCAATCATTCTGGCATTTGTCGGAAAGTTCACAGCATTGATTTCATCAATTCCAACACCTGTTATGGGTGGTGTCTCCATTCTCTTATTCGGAATTATCGCTTCAAGCGGCTTGAGAATGCTGGTTGAAAGCAAGGTAGATTTTTCAGAAAACCGTAACTTAGTAATCGCGTCAGTAATCTTAGTAGTGGGCATCGGCAACTTAATGTTCGATATCCACGGCGTAAAAGTTGAAGGTATGGCACTGGCAGCATTGTCAGGCATCGTATTAAATCTAATTTTACCTAAAGCAAAACCGGAAACATCAAATAAATAA
- the cas2 gene encoding CRISPR-associated endonuclease Cas2, translating to MRFLRLFIMFDLPVETSKERREYRQFVKFLLNEGYVRSQYSIYCKLILNRGTLNHQIGKLKQHLPTNGIVQTLIVTEKQFSDMAYLIGEPRTKYDVNTTERMLEL from the coding sequence ATGAGATTCTTGAGACTGTTTATTATGTTTGATCTACCAGTTGAGACCTCCAAAGAACGAAGAGAGTATAGGCAATTTGTGAAATTTCTTTTAAATGAAGGCTATGTAAGAAGTCAATATTCGATTTATTGCAAACTGATTTTAAACCGAGGGACATTAAATCATCAAATTGGTAAACTTAAGCAGCACTTACCGACAAATGGAATTGTACAAACCTTGATTGTAACTGAAAAACAATTTTCAGATATGGCTTATTTAATAGGTGAACCAAGAACAAAATATGATGTTAACACTACAGAAAGAATGCTTGAATTATGA
- the pyrR gene encoding bifunctional pyr operon transcriptional regulator/uracil phosphoribosyltransferase PyrR has translation MTERIVLDDAGMQRTLTRIAHEILEYNRGTKDLVLLGVKTRGEFLAKRIQDKIQQIEDTTVPTGTLDITQFRDDLELPTPKMSEKSFVIDVDITDKVVIIIDDVLYTGRTVRASLDAILLHSRPQKIGLATLVDRGHRELPIRADFVGKNIPTAKDEEVSVYVDETDGRNAVIIE, from the coding sequence ATGACAGAACGTATTGTATTAGATGATGCGGGAATGCAGCGAACTTTAACTCGAATTGCACATGAGATTTTAGAGTATAACCGAGGTACGAAGGATCTTGTATTGCTGGGCGTGAAAACGCGCGGTGAGTTTTTAGCGAAACGTATCCAAGATAAAATCCAGCAGATTGAAGATACTACAGTACCGACAGGAACTTTAGACATCACACAATTTCGAGATGATTTAGAATTACCGACACCTAAGATGTCAGAGAAATCATTTGTGATTGATGTTGATATCACAGATAAGGTCGTTATCATTATTGATGATGTGCTGTACACAGGCAGAACTGTACGTGCGTCATTGGATGCAATCTTACTTCATTCTCGACCACAAAAAATCGGATTAGCCACGTTGGTAGATCGCGGTCATCGCGAGTTGCCGATACGCGCTGATTTCGTAGGTAAAAATATTCCAACTGCGAAAGACGAAGAAGTTTCAGTCTACGTGGATGAAACGGACGGTCGCAACGCAGTCATAATTGAATAG